A region from the Camelus ferus isolate YT-003-E chromosome 1, BCGSAC_Cfer_1.0, whole genome shotgun sequence genome encodes:
- the LOC102509035 gene encoding keratin-associated protein 10-12-like: protein MAASALSTCSSDLSYGSRVCLPGSCDSCTGSSWQVDDCPESCCEPRCCEPRCLTLLCAPVSCEPSPCCQLTCEPSTCQSGCTSSCTALCCPQSSCQPSCCTSSPCQQDCCAPLCCRPVCCRPVCCTPVSCRPVCCTPVCCRPVCCEPTPCPSSCCRPSSCVSLLCRPVCRPACCAPAPSCQPSCCRPASCVSLLCHPRCSRSACCVSDSA from the coding sequence ATGGCCGCTTCCGCCCTGTCCACCTGCTCCAGCGACCTGAGCTACGGCAGCCGGGTCTGCCTGCCCGGTTCCTGTGACTCCTGCACCGGCTCCTCCTGGCAGGTGGACGACTGCCCAGAGAGCTGCTGTGAGCCCCGCTGCTGCGAGCCCCGCTGCCTGACCCTCCTCTGCGCCCCAGTGAGCTGTgagcccagcccctgctgccagCTGACCTGTGAGCCCAGCACCTGCCAATCAGGCTGCACCAGCTCCTGCACAGCCTTGTGCTGCCCGCAGTCTAgctgccagccctcctgctgcacctcctccccctgccagcaGGACTGCTGTGCGCCCCTCTGCTGCAGGCCTGTGTGCTGCAGGCCCGTGTGCTGCACACCTGTCTCCTGCAGGCCCGTGTGCTGCACGCCCGTGTGCTGCAGGCCCGTGTGCTGTgagcccaccccctgcccctcgtCCTGCTGCAGACCCTCCTCCTGTGTGTCCCTGCTCTGCCGCCCTGTGTGCAGACCCGCCTGCtgtgcccccgccccctcctgccagcccagctGCTGCCGCCCGGCCTCCTGcgtgtccctgctctgccaccccAGGTGCTCCCGCTCGGCCTGCTGTGTCTCCGACTCAGCCTAG